The following are encoded in a window of Drosophila simulans strain w501 chromosome 3L, Prin_Dsim_3.1, whole genome shotgun sequence genomic DNA:
- the LOC6736467 gene encoding regulation of nuclear pre-mRNA domain-containing protein 1B, with translation MSAFTDSALLKKLAELNSSQQSIQTLSLWLIHHRKHSAAIVRTWQRELENVPEPKKLTFMYLANDVIQNSKKKGPEYGKEYSLVLGKVFAHIGEKCRSDKLLGSLGRILNIWLERGVYDPKTIADWRSRLHKEAPGSSSSSNGKTNGDSEKPEKEKDHGASSKPEKSERREKRKHEDRHSKSKRSRHHVQGSSSNSAPAAEEVVSAEPENGHTPPYLPLGEPPEPEELIRALTSIENSASSDAVVRERIAKLPQEISEISCISKLEDKDKAKELAIQVNEAVDLLNDYNARLAAEMEERSKLATMLRDFQAEQKELLSQAEQRLDEHKKKLAKMLGLQKEIHDHLSNLPDLTRLPDVTGGLAPLPSAGDLFNALH, from the exons atgtCGGCCTTCACGGATTCGGCGCTCCTCAAGAAGCTGGCCGAGCTAAACAGCAGCCAGCAGAGCATCCAGACGCTCTCCCTGTGGCTAATTCACCACCGCAAACACAGCGCAGCGATTGTAAGGACATGGCAGCGGGAGCTGGAGAACG TGCCGGAGCCCAAGAAGCTGACCTTCATGTACCTGGCCAACGACGTGATCCAGAACAGCAAGAAGAAGGGCCCGGAGTACGGCAAGGAGTACAGCCTTGTGCTGGGCAAGGTGTTCGCCCACATTGGCGAGAAATGCAGATCGGACAAGTTGCTTGGCAGCCTGGGAAGGATCCTGAACATCTGGCTGGAGCGGGGCGTCTACGATCCCAAGACCATTGCCGACTGGAGGTCGCGATTACACAAGGAGGCCCctggcagcagctccagcagcaatgGCAAGACCAATGGCGACAGTGAGAAGCCCGAGAAGGAGAAGGATCACGGCGCCAGCAGCAAGCCCGAGAAATCCGAGCGCCGCGAGAAGCGCAAGCACGAGGATCGCCACTCCAAGTCCAAGCGCTCGCGCCATCACGTCCAAGGCAGCAGCTCGAATTCAGCTCCTGCGGCGGAGGAAGTAGTTTCTGCGGAACCGGAGAACGGCCACACGCCACCCTACTTGCCTTTGGGCGAGCCCCCAGAGCCAGAGGAGCTCATCAGGGCCCTGACCAGCATCGAAAACTCGGCATCCAGTGATGCCGTGGTGCGCGAGCGTATCGCCAAACTGCCTCAGGAAATATCCGAGATAAGCTGCATCAGCAAGCTGGAGGATAAGGACAAGGCCAAGGAACTGGCCATACAG GTGAACGAAGCTGTGGATCTGCTGAACGACTACAATGCTCGGTTGGCGGCGGAGATGGAGGAGCGCTCCAAGTTGGCCACCATGCTGCGAGATTTTCAAGCGGAGCAGAAGGAACTTCTCTCCCAGGCTGAGCAACGCCTCGAT GAACACAAAaagaagctggccaagatgtTGGGTCTGCAGAAGGAGATCCACGACCACCTCTCCAACCTGCCCGACCTGACCCGACTGCCGGATGTGACTGGCGGACTGGCGCCCCTGCCCTCCGCTGGCGATCTCTTCAACGCCCTGCATTGA
- the LOC6736468 gene encoding adenylyl cyclase X E isoform X2, whose translation MDSYFDSAIEYNRSNPISLARTSSQAQTVQNEKNWEWSYLVRKCRNLELEDSYDFYMRRLRVGYLSLFIFIHVAVTVIHTLLLLTTPEIKYVYVDMVAYMCSGLVIWVVLGVNFRSELVSKHGWVVYATSWLAVCVMVLMDIGLNVYHATSHNDILNPIYDAYTLYAIYMFMPVPYLLQPFVLGSAVTFCYIINYSFVITAKDDNQMHSILNEAIYLSCVNLLGIFFRLMRDIALRTTFLDRRQYVEENLLLRYARDQERSLLLSILPAQIADRLQEDVKNRIERSKQQHQQQSQVDLRRSADSQTLKRWRQPDHGTLFIEPHDDVTVLYADVVNYTHLTTTLDVKKLVEALHDLFVRFDIASEEYNVLRIKFLGDCYYCVAGLANPNPDHAKCCVDLGLRMIKDIRDVREKRHLNIDMRIGVHSGDVLSGVIGAAKWQFDIWSKDVDIANRLEATGATGRVHVSQKTLSLLDGEYFFEDGTEKAREDPVLQKHGIRTFLIKSLRAPMHDPRRRMRERQVKKLSEASKANFMHNSTLHQYNQVRNQAKLEMCRELDKMPIGRIQLTKVFRRSTRLTQDEIEEETFRRNISSCCLFFRIRNWEFQYMKEPDVMLKYSIALAWVIYMGLLTIQLLSKDARYHYWYIDGTTIILLTMLLIVSWYKKLWIMYMSDADVSSPNGRLSGFFFRMSDEMQRNVVIRVVMYFLIIFSYCAVAIMQVVGCSSDEDYADLEPSYDERVQCFHPWILTNCMTLVIGMSFLFTRIPFIIKSCFSALIMIGYAVLVVSEFNFIYANSPSTNVNFNAKYSHILLMIITFGIFHLMERQTEFIAKVDYNWKRQLIKKQEDALITNDTIKVLLTNILPTHVADFYLSNQLQNELYYEEYDNVAVMFASIKNFDTDKIGLRVLNEIICDFDDVALRNAA comes from the exons ATGGACTCCTACTTCGACTCGGCCATCGAGTACAATCGGTCCAACCCCATCAGCCTGGCCAGGACCAGCAGCCAGGCCCAAACCGTGCAGAACGAGAAGAACTGGGAGTGGTCGTACCTTGTG AGAAAATGTCGCAACCTGGAGCTGGAGGACTCGTACGACTTCTACATGCGACGCCTGCGCGTCGGCTATCTGTCGCTGTTCATCTTCATCCACGTGGCGGTGACCGTGATCCacacgctgctgctgctgaccacGCCGGAGATCAAGTACGTGTACGTGGACATGGTGGCCTACATGTGCTCCGGCCTGGTCATCTGGGTGGTGCTGGGCGTGAACTTCCGCAGCGAGCTGGTGAGCAAGCACGGCTGGGTGGTCTACGCCACCTCCTGGCTGGCGGTGTGTGTGATGGTCCTGATGGACATCGGGCTGAATGTCTACCACGCCACCAGCCACAACGACATCCTGAATCCGATCTACGATGCGTACACGCTGTACGCCATATACATGTTCATGCCGGTGCCGTACCTGCTGCAGCCCTTTGTCCTGGGATCGGCAGTCACCTTTTGCTACATCATTAACTACAGCTTCGTGATCACCGCCAAGGATGACAACCAGATGCACAGCATCCTGAACGAGGCCATATACCTGAGCTGTGTGAACCTTTTGGGCATTTTCTTTCGCCTGATGAGGGACATAGCGCTACGCACCACCTTCCTCGATCGGCGGCAGTATGTGGAGGAGAACCTCCTGTTGCGCTATGCCAGGGATCAGGAGCGGAGTCTCTTGCTGAGCATCCTGCCTGCCCAGATCGCCGATCGGCTGCAGGAGGATGTGAAGAACCGCATCGAGCGGTccaagcagcagcaccagcagcagtcgcaggtGGATCTGCGCAGGAGTGCCGATAGCCAGACCCTCAAGAGGTGGCGACAACCGGACCATGG CACCCTCTTCATTGAGCCCCACGATGATGTCACCGTCCTCTACGCGGATGTGGTCAACTACACCCACTTGACCACCACCCTGGATGTGAAGAAGCTAGTGGAGGCTCTGCACGATCTCTTCGTGCGTTTCGACATCGCCAGCGAGGAGTACAACGTGCTGAGGATCAAATTCCTGGGCGACTGCTACTACTGCGTGGCTGGGCTGGCCAATCCCAATCCGGATCACGCCAAGTGCTGCGTGGATCTGGGACTGCGGATGATCAAGGACATCCGAGATGTCAG GGAGAAGCGTCATCTGAATATCGACATGCGAATCGGCGTCCACTCGGGAGATGTCCTCTCCGGCGTAATTGGAGCCGCCAAGTGGCAGTTTGACATATGGTCGAAGGACGTGGATATCGCCAATCGACTGGAGGCCACTGGAGCTACAGGACGAGTTCATGTGAGCCAGAAGACCCTGTCCCTGCTGGATGGCGAGTACTTCTTCGAGGACGGCACCGAGAAGGCTCGAGAGGATCCGGTGCTGCAGAAGCACGGCATTCGCACCTTCCTTATCAAGTCACTGCGC GCCCCCATGCATGACCCGCGTCGCAGGATGAGGGAGCGGCAGGTGAAGAAGCTGAGCGAGGCCAGCAAGGCCAACTTCATGCACAACTCCACGCTCCACCAGTATAACCAGGTGCGCAACCAGGCCAAGCTGGAGATGTGTCGCGAGCTGGACAAGATGCCCATCGGCAGGATACA GCTCACCAAAGTCTTCCGGCGGAGCACTCGGCTCACCCAGGACGAAATCGAAGAGGAGACCTTTCGACGCAACATCAGCTCTTGCTGTCTGTTCTTCCGCATCCGCAACTGGGAGTTCCAGTACATGAAGGAGCCGGATGTGATGCTCAAGTACAGCATTGCTTTGGCTTGGGTCATCTACATGGGTCTGCTGACCATCCAGCTGCTGAGCAAGGA TGCTCGCTATCACTACTGGTACATAGATGGCACCACGATTATCCTGCTCACCATGCTGCTGATCGTGTCCTGGTACAAGAAGCTATGGATCATGTACATGTCCGATGCGGATGTGTCCTCGCCGAACGGCCGGCTCAGTGGCTTCTTCTTCCGCATGTCGGATGAGATGCAGCGCAACGTGGTCATCCGGGTGGTGATGTACTTCCTGATCATCTTCTCCTACTGCGCGGTGGCCATCATGCAAGTGGTGGGATGCAGCAGCGACGAGGACTACGCGGATCTGGAGCCGAGCTACGACGAGCGGGTGCAGTGCTTTCATCCTTGG ATACTCACCAACTGCATGACCCTGGTAATTGGCATGTCCTTTCTCTTCACGAGGATCCCGTTCATCATCAAGTCCTGCTTCTCCGCTTTGATAATGATCGGCTACGCGGTGCTGGTGGTGTCCGAGTTCAACTTCATCTACGCCAACAGCCCATCCACCAATGTCAACTTCAACGCCAAGTACTCGCACATCCTGCTGATGATCATAACGTTCGGCATTTTCCACCTGATGGAGCGGCAGACGGAGTTCATTGCCAAAGTGGATTACAA CTGGAAACGGCAGCTAATTAAGAAGCAGGAGGACGCCTTGATCACCAATGACACCATCAAAGTGCTCCTCACCAATATTCTGCCCACACATGTTG CCGACTTCTATCTGTCGAACCAACTGCAGAACGAGCTCTACTACGAGGAGTACGACAATGTGGCCGTGATGTTCGCCTCGATCAAAAACTTCGACACCGACAAGATCGGACTGCGCGTGCTCAATGAGATTATCTGCGACTTTGACGATGTG GCACTTCGTAACGCAGCATAG
- the LOC6736468 gene encoding adenylyl cyclase X E isoform X1 — MDSYFDSAIEYNRSNPISLARTSSQAQTVQNEKNWEWSYLVRKCRNLELEDSYDFYMRRLRVGYLSLFIFIHVAVTVIHTLLLLTTPEIKYVYVDMVAYMCSGLVIWVVLGVNFRSELVSKHGWVVYATSWLAVCVMVLMDIGLNVYHATSHNDILNPIYDAYTLYAIYMFMPVPYLLQPFVLGSAVTFCYIINYSFVITAKDDNQMHSILNEAIYLSCVNLLGIFFRLMRDIALRTTFLDRRQYVEENLLLRYARDQERSLLLSILPAQIADRLQEDVKNRIERSKQQHQQQSQVDLRRSADSQTLKRWRQPDHGTLFIEPHDDVTVLYADVVNYTHLTTTLDVKKLVEALHDLFVRFDIASEEYNVLRIKFLGDCYYCVAGLANPNPDHAKCCVDLGLRMIKDIRDVREKRHLNIDMRIGVHSGDVLSGVIGAAKWQFDIWSKDVDIANRLEATGATGRVHVSQKTLSLLDGEYFFEDGTEKAREDPVLQKHGIRTFLIKSLRAPMHDPRRRMRERQVKKLSEASKANFMHNSTLHQYNQVRNQAKLEMCRELDKMPIGRIQLTKVFRRSTRLTQDEIEEETFRRNISSCCLFFRIRNWEFQYMKEPDVMLKYSIALAWVIYMGLLTIQLLSKDARYHYWYIDGTTIILLTMLLIVSWYKKLWIMYMSDADVSSPNGRLSGFFFRMSDEMQRNVVIRVVMYFLIIFSYCAVAIMQVVGCSSDEDYADLEPSYDERVQCFHPWILTNCMTLVIGMSFLFTRIPFIIKSCFSALIMIGYAVLVVSEFNFIYANSPSTNVNFNAKYSHILLMIITFGIFHLMERQTEFIAKVDYNWKRQLIKKQEDALITNDTIKVLLTNILPTHVADFYLSNQLQNELYYEEYDNVAVMFASIKNFDTDKIGLRVLNEIICDFDDVLNKYSQSLRVEKIKVANWTYMAACGLDVSRSEQVNAPQMKFRNVSLMPNGRRSRYDGGRSSNADGVQRVPYGNGSNIALDLDLERGQYEGNVITSGPRISSTHNGSSSNEVVRVMAEFALDLMRTMRRFNTENMQTEYEGSTDYGMLRIGISHGRAMAGVVGISKPHYDIWGNPVNMASRMDSTGVPGQIQVTENTALKLREFNIQCNYRGMTFVKGRGNIPTYIIGTDRDYQFLPHRPPAATKED; from the exons ATGGACTCCTACTTCGACTCGGCCATCGAGTACAATCGGTCCAACCCCATCAGCCTGGCCAGGACCAGCAGCCAGGCCCAAACCGTGCAGAACGAGAAGAACTGGGAGTGGTCGTACCTTGTG AGAAAATGTCGCAACCTGGAGCTGGAGGACTCGTACGACTTCTACATGCGACGCCTGCGCGTCGGCTATCTGTCGCTGTTCATCTTCATCCACGTGGCGGTGACCGTGATCCacacgctgctgctgctgaccacGCCGGAGATCAAGTACGTGTACGTGGACATGGTGGCCTACATGTGCTCCGGCCTGGTCATCTGGGTGGTGCTGGGCGTGAACTTCCGCAGCGAGCTGGTGAGCAAGCACGGCTGGGTGGTCTACGCCACCTCCTGGCTGGCGGTGTGTGTGATGGTCCTGATGGACATCGGGCTGAATGTCTACCACGCCACCAGCCACAACGACATCCTGAATCCGATCTACGATGCGTACACGCTGTACGCCATATACATGTTCATGCCGGTGCCGTACCTGCTGCAGCCCTTTGTCCTGGGATCGGCAGTCACCTTTTGCTACATCATTAACTACAGCTTCGTGATCACCGCCAAGGATGACAACCAGATGCACAGCATCCTGAACGAGGCCATATACCTGAGCTGTGTGAACCTTTTGGGCATTTTCTTTCGCCTGATGAGGGACATAGCGCTACGCACCACCTTCCTCGATCGGCGGCAGTATGTGGAGGAGAACCTCCTGTTGCGCTATGCCAGGGATCAGGAGCGGAGTCTCTTGCTGAGCATCCTGCCTGCCCAGATCGCCGATCGGCTGCAGGAGGATGTGAAGAACCGCATCGAGCGGTccaagcagcagcaccagcagcagtcgcaggtGGATCTGCGCAGGAGTGCCGATAGCCAGACCCTCAAGAGGTGGCGACAACCGGACCATGG CACCCTCTTCATTGAGCCCCACGATGATGTCACCGTCCTCTACGCGGATGTGGTCAACTACACCCACTTGACCACCACCCTGGATGTGAAGAAGCTAGTGGAGGCTCTGCACGATCTCTTCGTGCGTTTCGACATCGCCAGCGAGGAGTACAACGTGCTGAGGATCAAATTCCTGGGCGACTGCTACTACTGCGTGGCTGGGCTGGCCAATCCCAATCCGGATCACGCCAAGTGCTGCGTGGATCTGGGACTGCGGATGATCAAGGACATCCGAGATGTCAG GGAGAAGCGTCATCTGAATATCGACATGCGAATCGGCGTCCACTCGGGAGATGTCCTCTCCGGCGTAATTGGAGCCGCCAAGTGGCAGTTTGACATATGGTCGAAGGACGTGGATATCGCCAATCGACTGGAGGCCACTGGAGCTACAGGACGAGTTCATGTGAGCCAGAAGACCCTGTCCCTGCTGGATGGCGAGTACTTCTTCGAGGACGGCACCGAGAAGGCTCGAGAGGATCCGGTGCTGCAGAAGCACGGCATTCGCACCTTCCTTATCAAGTCACTGCGC GCCCCCATGCATGACCCGCGTCGCAGGATGAGGGAGCGGCAGGTGAAGAAGCTGAGCGAGGCCAGCAAGGCCAACTTCATGCACAACTCCACGCTCCACCAGTATAACCAGGTGCGCAACCAGGCCAAGCTGGAGATGTGTCGCGAGCTGGACAAGATGCCCATCGGCAGGATACA GCTCACCAAAGTCTTCCGGCGGAGCACTCGGCTCACCCAGGACGAAATCGAAGAGGAGACCTTTCGACGCAACATCAGCTCTTGCTGTCTGTTCTTCCGCATCCGCAACTGGGAGTTCCAGTACATGAAGGAGCCGGATGTGATGCTCAAGTACAGCATTGCTTTGGCTTGGGTCATCTACATGGGTCTGCTGACCATCCAGCTGCTGAGCAAGGA TGCTCGCTATCACTACTGGTACATAGATGGCACCACGATTATCCTGCTCACCATGCTGCTGATCGTGTCCTGGTACAAGAAGCTATGGATCATGTACATGTCCGATGCGGATGTGTCCTCGCCGAACGGCCGGCTCAGTGGCTTCTTCTTCCGCATGTCGGATGAGATGCAGCGCAACGTGGTCATCCGGGTGGTGATGTACTTCCTGATCATCTTCTCCTACTGCGCGGTGGCCATCATGCAAGTGGTGGGATGCAGCAGCGACGAGGACTACGCGGATCTGGAGCCGAGCTACGACGAGCGGGTGCAGTGCTTTCATCCTTGG ATACTCACCAACTGCATGACCCTGGTAATTGGCATGTCCTTTCTCTTCACGAGGATCCCGTTCATCATCAAGTCCTGCTTCTCCGCTTTGATAATGATCGGCTACGCGGTGCTGGTGGTGTCCGAGTTCAACTTCATCTACGCCAACAGCCCATCCACCAATGTCAACTTCAACGCCAAGTACTCGCACATCCTGCTGATGATCATAACGTTCGGCATTTTCCACCTGATGGAGCGGCAGACGGAGTTCATTGCCAAAGTGGATTACAA CTGGAAACGGCAGCTAATTAAGAAGCAGGAGGACGCCTTGATCACCAATGACACCATCAAAGTGCTCCTCACCAATATTCTGCCCACACATGTTG CCGACTTCTATCTGTCGAACCAACTGCAGAACGAGCTCTACTACGAGGAGTACGACAATGTGGCCGTGATGTTCGCCTCGATCAAAAACTTCGACACCGACAAGATCGGACTGCGCGTGCTCAATGAGATTATCTGCGACTTTGACGATGTG TTGAACAAGTACTCGCAGAGTCTGCGCGTGGAGAAGATCAAGGTGGCCAACTGGACGTACATGGCGGCCTGCGGGCTGGACGTCTCTCGTTCGGAGCAGGTGAACGCCCCGCAGATGAAGTTCCGCAACGTTTCGCTCATGCCCAACGGGCGCAGGAGCCGCTACGACGGAGGACGCAGCTCCAATGCGGACGGAGTGCAGCGGGTGCCGTACGGAAACGGCAGCAACATAGCCCTGGACCTCGACTTGGAGCGGGGTCAGTACGAGGGCAACGTGATCACCAGCGGGCCGCGCATCAGCAGCACGCACaacgggagcagcagcaacgagGTGGTGCGCGTGATGGCCGAGTTCGCCCTGGACCTGATGCGCACCATGCGCCGCTTCAACACGGAGAACATGCAGACGGAGTACGAGGGCAGCACCGACTACGGCATGTTGAGGATCGGCATCTCGCACGGCAGGGCCATGGCCGGGGTGGTGGGCATCTCGAAGCCCCACTACGACATCTGGGGCAATCCCGTGAACATGGCCTCGCGCATGGACTCCACCGGCGTGCCCGGCCAGATCCAGGTCACCGAGAACACGGCGCTGAAGCTGCGCGAGTTCAACATCCAGTGCAACTACCGTGGCATGACCTTCGtcaaggggcgtggcaacataCCCACCTACATCATCGGCACCGACAGAGATTACCAGTTCCTGCCACATCGCCCGCCCGCGGCAACCAAAGAAGACTAG
- the LOC6736468 gene encoding adenylyl cyclase X E isoform X3 has product MDSYFDSAIEYNRSNPISLARTSSQAQTVQNEKNWEWSYLVRKCRNLELEDSYDFYMRRLRVGYLSLFIFIHVAVTVIHTLLLLTTPEIKYVYVDMVAYMCSGLVIWVVLGVNFRSELVSKHGWVVYATSWLAVCVMVLMDIGLNVYHATSHNDILNPIYDAYTLYAIYMFMPVPYLLQPFVLGSAVTFCYIINYSFVITAKDDNQMHSILNEAIYLSCVNLLGIFFRLMRDIALRTTFLDRRQYVEENLLLRYARDQERSLLLSILPAQIADRLQEDVKNRIERSKQQHQQQSQVDLRRSADSQTLKRWRQPDHGTLFIEPHDDVTVLYADVVNYTHLTTTLDVKKLVEALHDLFVRFDIASEEYNVLRIKFLGDCYYCVAGLANPNPDHAKCCVDLGLRMIKDIRDVREKRHLNIDMRIGVHSGDVLSGVIGAAKWQFDIWSKDVDIANRLEATGATGRVHVSQKTLSLLDGEYFFEDGTEKAREDPVLQKHGIRTFLIKSLRL; this is encoded by the exons ATGGACTCCTACTTCGACTCGGCCATCGAGTACAATCGGTCCAACCCCATCAGCCTGGCCAGGACCAGCAGCCAGGCCCAAACCGTGCAGAACGAGAAGAACTGGGAGTGGTCGTACCTTGTG AGAAAATGTCGCAACCTGGAGCTGGAGGACTCGTACGACTTCTACATGCGACGCCTGCGCGTCGGCTATCTGTCGCTGTTCATCTTCATCCACGTGGCGGTGACCGTGATCCacacgctgctgctgctgaccacGCCGGAGATCAAGTACGTGTACGTGGACATGGTGGCCTACATGTGCTCCGGCCTGGTCATCTGGGTGGTGCTGGGCGTGAACTTCCGCAGCGAGCTGGTGAGCAAGCACGGCTGGGTGGTCTACGCCACCTCCTGGCTGGCGGTGTGTGTGATGGTCCTGATGGACATCGGGCTGAATGTCTACCACGCCACCAGCCACAACGACATCCTGAATCCGATCTACGATGCGTACACGCTGTACGCCATATACATGTTCATGCCGGTGCCGTACCTGCTGCAGCCCTTTGTCCTGGGATCGGCAGTCACCTTTTGCTACATCATTAACTACAGCTTCGTGATCACCGCCAAGGATGACAACCAGATGCACAGCATCCTGAACGAGGCCATATACCTGAGCTGTGTGAACCTTTTGGGCATTTTCTTTCGCCTGATGAGGGACATAGCGCTACGCACCACCTTCCTCGATCGGCGGCAGTATGTGGAGGAGAACCTCCTGTTGCGCTATGCCAGGGATCAGGAGCGGAGTCTCTTGCTGAGCATCCTGCCTGCCCAGATCGCCGATCGGCTGCAGGAGGATGTGAAGAACCGCATCGAGCGGTccaagcagcagcaccagcagcagtcgcaggtGGATCTGCGCAGGAGTGCCGATAGCCAGACCCTCAAGAGGTGGCGACAACCGGACCATGG CACCCTCTTCATTGAGCCCCACGATGATGTCACCGTCCTCTACGCGGATGTGGTCAACTACACCCACTTGACCACCACCCTGGATGTGAAGAAGCTAGTGGAGGCTCTGCACGATCTCTTCGTGCGTTTCGACATCGCCAGCGAGGAGTACAACGTGCTGAGGATCAAATTCCTGGGCGACTGCTACTACTGCGTGGCTGGGCTGGCCAATCCCAATCCGGATCACGCCAAGTGCTGCGTGGATCTGGGACTGCGGATGATCAAGGACATCCGAGATGTCAG GGAGAAGCGTCATCTGAATATCGACATGCGAATCGGCGTCCACTCGGGAGATGTCCTCTCCGGCGTAATTGGAGCCGCCAAGTGGCAGTTTGACATATGGTCGAAGGACGTGGATATCGCCAATCGACTGGAGGCCACTGGAGCTACAGGACGAGTTCATGTGAGCCAGAAGACCCTGTCCCTGCTGGATGGCGAGTACTTCTTCGAGGACGGCACCGAGAAGGCTCGAGAGGATCCGGTGCTGCAGAAGCACGGCATTCGCACCTTCCTTATCAAGTCACTGCGC TTGTAG